The genomic DNA GGagcgagaagaaaaaagatcaaccCAGAGCCCAGGGGACAAATAAGAAAACCCCGTCTGTAAGGAAGCAAgtaagaaagagagaggctGGTGGTGCGGGTGGGAGAGAAGCGTGACCCACTACCGTTCAATATAATTTAACAGAATTGAATGACCAATCTTAAACGcgatttttctttttcttttcttttcttttctttttttttgtaaaaaaaaatattattgattattattatttttttttttttgagaaaaaaacaaaaattatTTACTACTTGCCCCTCTCTGGTTTTCAGATTTTTATTACATTCAAGTAGGAGTTGGAAAACAGTAGGTCATGATTCATGATAAGAGGAATCCAACCGGAGTCTAGAACTCCCAGAGAACCATTGGCTAAATTAAATCTCCGGAACCAATCTGAGATTAACTTAAAAGGGTATAATAACAatgctcatcatcatcacacTTGAATCACAATCACAGTCATAAGGAAATTCCTTGGGAAAAATCATCAAGAGGAAAAAtgtagaaaaagagaacaaatAGAACCATGAATCTCTCTCTGCATTTAGAGAAAACAACCCCACTCATTATACATGACGCCCATCAAGAACATGCGGATACTTCGTGACGTTCAGATTGAACAAACAAAGGAGAGCAggaaattaaaaagaaaaagactaAAAGAGAGACTTAGCGCACGTGATAGCTTGGTTTTCGCTGCTTGTTGACCACCGGTGGAGGCTCATCCACTGGATAGGGCGGTCGAATCTTCCCATTTGATCCGTGCCCCAGAGGACCCGTCGTTGTTACCAATGGATTAGGCATTGGAATTCCTCCCAACTCACTGGGGTACGGGATGGGGGTTTTTGGAGGTACTGGTGGCGGCATGCCATCATGCACATGATCGGTACTTCGTCGCGGGGACCCGTGTTGTTGTGAGCTGGGTCGGCTGATGTCGCTCAGGTCACTGACTGAACCCCGCGCCGGTGTTGGCAAAACTGTATCCTGTGGGATTGGATGAACTGGGAGTACATCGTCGTTCATCGGGGGTGGAGGCGGCCCTGCTGGTGACAGCAGGGTAAAATCGCCTGGCAGCTCAGCGGGCAATTCCACAGCATCTGGAATTGGAGGCGGCACCACAGATAGCCTTGGACTTTGGGTTATAGAACTGTCATCCTGGAAATTGGTCACATCATTTCCAGCAGCCGCATGCGCCGCCGCCCGACGGTGCATGCGCTCGATTCTAGAAAACTTAACACCGGCGTCAAGAATTTGCTTCTTCACTTCAGGCCTGGTGAGGTAGCGGCGAGTGTTGGTACTGATATCCGCCAGCCGGTTCCATTCGTTCATACCAAACTCCCCCACTCCCACTTCAACGTTCAGCCGGTAGTAGTTATCCTTAACCACGTTACGCTTCGCCAGATGCTCCCGGAGCATATCCTTGTGGATATCTTCACACCCCTCGATCTTAGCGATCAGCCGACGGCGCGCCTCTGCAAATGTGCCCAGCGCATCGCCAAAGAAGTCCTCCCACCATTCATGCTGTCGATTATTCGTACCAGGTGGACGTTTACCCGTACCAACGCTTATAAACACTCCAACTTCGCGACCGGGCCACTCGTTAACAGTCGCTTCATCCAGGACCTGCGGCGCAGGATTATAGGTACCAGCGCCCTCGTCGATAAAGACGTGTTGTCCAATCTGAATTGGTTTAAATGCAAGCCCAGTGGCTGACGTTGCCCGACCAGCTTGCCAGATCGTACAGTTAAACTCTGGAGGGGGCTCTTTTCGGGAGTCGTAAGATCGTAAGAGTACAGCGGATCCGTTGCGCGTAGTGCCCTTATACAATGCTGTGACCGCCCTGTTGACATTGCATGTTAGCCCAAAGTAtacacaagaagaagaagaagaagaagaagaagaagaagaaaacaaagctAGAAGAGCAACAGAGCTTACGTACGTTTTCGTTCGGTACTCCCGATTGTCGTACAACAGCGCATCTGGATTACCCCAGCGTAGACCATTGATGAATGTCGAATT from Aspergillus oryzae RIB40 DNA, chromosome 7 includes the following:
- a CDS encoding putative Patatin-like serine hydrolase (predicted protein), which codes for MDTTILRRKDTTKGPPLRILSLDGGGVRGYSMLIILQELMYRVYVECEGKAPRRDEIPKPCDHFDLIVGTGTGGLIALMLGRLRLDLETCKEVYVRMTRRVFETDKTFAGIPFRSTLFKASRLEDAIRECVREHTVFEAEGNDMSPGARTSFANTPFSPNSIPQRSGSRASFSTAGSHSSNPSQRNSTFINGLRWGNPDALLYDNREYRTKTAVTALYKGTTRNGSAVLLRSYDSRKEPPPEFNCTIWQAGRATSATGLAFKPIQIGQHVFIDEGAGTYNPAPQVLDEATVNEWPGREVGVFISVGTGKRPPGTNNRQHEWWEDFFGDALGTFAEARRRLIAKIEGCEDIHKDMLREHLAKRNVVKDNYYRLNVEVGVGEFGMNEWNRLADISTNTRRYLTRPEVKKQILDAGVKFSRIERMHRRAAAHAAAGNDVTNFQDDSSITQSPRLSVVPPPIPDAVELPAELPGDFTLLSPAGPPPPPMNDDVLPVHPIPQDTVLPTPARGSVSDLSDISRPSSQQHGSPRRSTDHVHDGMPPPVPPKTPIPYPSELGGIPMPNPLVTTTGPLGHGSNGKIRPPYPVDEPPPVVNKQRKPSYHVR